The window TCCGGTTCTAACAGAAACATTCCAAAAGCGCAATCAAAAATAAAAGAAAAATGCCGTCCCGGGCTTTGGCCAGGGGCGGCATTTTTGTGTGAAATTCCGGTTTGTCCTGAATAAATGAAAAACTGTCCCGATTCGTTTAAAACCTGTCCTTATTCTTTCAGAGAATGTCCTGATTAACGAAAATCTTGTCCTGATTATCAAAAAAACTGTCCGATAAAAAAAGGACGGCAAACGATAACCGCCCCGTCCCCATTAGCCGAGTGCCTTTTTCAGTCTCTGCAGCCCATCTAAAAGAATGTCGCGGGGACAGCCGATATTCATGCGGACAAAGCCTTCGCCACCTGTGCCGTATTTCGGGCCTGGCTCAAGGCCCAGTTTGCCCATTTCAACCAGCCGTCTCTGCAGTTCGTCATCCGTCAATCCTAGGTTCCGGAGATCAAGCCAGATTAAATAAGACGCATCAGGTTCGATCAATTTGACAGCAGGCAGTTCCTTACTAATAAACTCCCTTGCAACCCCTACATTTTCTTCAAGGTAAGCGGTTAATGCCTCAAGCCAGTCCCAGCCATGCAGATAAGCGGCTTCCATCGCTTTAATCCCGATGGCGTTCAAGGTGAAAAAGCCCTGGCGCTTTTGGAATGCCTGGAATTTCTCGCGTAAAACATCGTCGGAGATTATGACACCAGAAGTCTGCAGCCCAGCGAGATTGAAGGTTTTGCTCGGGGCTACACAAGTGATTGTCCGTGCTGCGATTTTGTCTCCCAGGCTAGCAATCGGGATATGCTTGTGGCTGCTAAACACAATATCCGAATGTATTTCGTCAGATAAAATTAGGCAGTCATACTGAATGCAAAGCTCAGCGATCCTCGTAAGTTCTTCTCTCGTCCAAACCCGTCCGCCTGGATTGTGAGGATTGCAGAGCAGAAATAGCTTGCAGCCTTTTTTCAGAGATGCTTCAAAGCTGTCAAAATCAATTTCATACCGGCCATCCTTTAAAACGAGAGGAGATGCCTCAATGACTCGGCCGTTAAGTTCGGTCATATCAAAAAACGGCGTGTAAATTGGCGGCTGAACAAGGATCCTGTCACCCGGATCGGAAAATGATTGAATCGCCATACTGATTGACGGAACAACACCGGGAGAAAATAAAATCCATGAAGGGCTGATCGTCCAGCCGTGCCTCCGTTCAAGCCAGCTGCTAATCGCTTCGTTTACAACCGGAGGCACAAAGCTGTAGCCGAAGACACCGTGATCCACCCTGGTTTTAATTGCATCGAGTACCTGTTGTGGCGGATAGAAATCCATATCGGCGACCCACATCGGCAGGACATCAGAAGTCCCGTAAATCTCCTTCGTCATCTCCCATTTAACAGAACCTGTATTAAATCGATCTATTTTCTTATTAAAGTTCATACTTCATTTCCTCTCTTTATACATTTTAACAACTCCGGAGCTATGGTAAGATAGTCAGGAAAACAATAAGAATGCAGGTGAAAGCATGGAAACAGCAACATTAAACCTTCTGCTTGCAGATGAAGTGAATGATTGGGACCCTTTCCGCCTTGGTGGCGGGTTTTATGATACGGAAATTGCTGATATTGTTGCTGCTATCCACGAGTTGGATAGTGTAGCTGAGCTTGCAAGGCGA is drawn from Bacillus sp. FJAT-18017 and contains these coding sequences:
- a CDS encoding MalY/PatB family protein, which translates into the protein MNFNKKIDRFNTGSVKWEMTKEIYGTSDVLPMWVADMDFYPPQQVLDAIKTRVDHGVFGYSFVPPVVNEAISSWLERRHGWTISPSWILFSPGVVPSISMAIQSFSDPGDRILVQPPIYTPFFDMTELNGRVIEASPLVLKDGRYEIDFDSFEASLKKGCKLFLLCNPHNPGGRVWTREELTRIAELCIQYDCLILSDEIHSDIVFSSHKHIPIASLGDKIAARTITCVAPSKTFNLAGLQTSGVIISDDVLREKFQAFQKRQGFFTLNAIGIKAMEAAYLHGWDWLEALTAYLEENVGVAREFISKELPAVKLIEPDASYLIWLDLRNLGLTDDELQRRLVEMGKLGLEPGPKYGTGGEGFVRMNIGCPRDILLDGLQRLKKALG
- a CDS encoding DUF1871 family protein codes for the protein METATLNLLLADEVNDWDPFRLGGGFYDTEIADIVAAIHELDSVAELARRIQDIFEFSFEEKLPLDECRKAASRMLVLKTDSSCEI